GGAGCCATATCCAGAGGGAAGTCCAGGGGTAGAGTCCACAACTcagcccagggccaggatctGGGGATCAGGTGCTGAGAACCCGTCCAAGGGATAACACACAGGGggaagtccaagagcagagccagaccGGGGTCAAGAACCAGGAGACGGATCCATGGGGAAATGCAAAGCTGCAATCCAGAAATAAGCCCAAACCAGGAAGGCCAGAGTACAGGAACCGAACTGGGGAGATTGTCACAGCCGAACTGGGTGAGAAGAGTTGACAGGCTTGCAAagccagggccccagctggtgcaCCCCCAGGAGCCAATCAGGATGCTCACTGTGCCTAAACCCGCGCAGAGTTCGTTAGCTGAGGTTTGCTGCAGGTGTAGCTGCTGAGGGACTCAACCCTGGCTGGCTTGAGCGATCTGAGTCCCTGCCAGCCGGGTGTCAACTCCTCTTCACCTGCCGGGGTCCTGCTCCACGGAGGCTCCCTCTCCCGAGGACGAAAACCCCGAAAAGGATCATCTTTCATCTCCCAGGGCCATTTTTTGTCCCTGATGCCACAAGGGTGAATATTTCAATCACAGACTCTCTCTCTTGCAGAAAGACAAGCACCAGGGGACCCCACCCCGGAGTTTGCTGACCCCTGGTGATGTGGCACCTGGCGTGGTTTCCGGTGTGGCTGGGCTGCATCATTGCTTTAGGATCAGGTGAGTTAGAAACCAGTGTCCCTCTCATGACCGAGAGCTGGTGGCCCACAAGTGCCGGTGCCTGACTGCATCGCACCCTCCTTCTCCCAGATCTCGAGCATCAGTTGAAGGTGAATGCCGTGGCTGGGGAAAACGTCACCCTCAGCTGCCGGTTCAAGCTCTCCTCCGACTACCTGCTGACCAAGCTCCAGATCCACTGGCATGTCTTCCGGGACCACGCGGGCTCCGTGGTGCACAGCTACTATGACAGCGCCGACCAGCTGCAGGACCAGGACGTGGAGTTCAGGGGCCGGACGCAGCTCTTCCTCAAGGAGCTCGGCCAGGGGGTGGCCGCCCtgaacctgagcagggtgcagcccTCCGACAGCGGGGACTACAGGTGCATCATTATCAACAGCCAAGACGTGCTCATCGGGAACGTGATTCTCCATGTAAAAGGTAGGCGGGGTGTTGTCTCAAGGGGTTGTTGCTACCTCATGCTCCAGGTGCAATTAGAACTGGGTCATGGATGGCTCGTTCTTGGCACTAAATTGTGGGCGGTTGGTTTTGGTAAAGTTCAGGGCACTTTTCAAGGTCCACCCTTGGGTGAACTTGGCCTGGTgaggagcagctgggggtggTGCCTAGTTGCCGGGATCCAGAGTCCACGTCAGAGTCCGATGTGGTTTTACCTCAGGCTTGTCTTTTGCCCCTCAGCCCCGTACCACCCTCCTGAGATCAAAATCCTTTCCCACGCCGGTGGGGAGGTGATCCTGCAGTGCATGTCCTCAGGCGGCTACCCCGCAGCACAAATCTGCTGGTACGATGGGAAGGGAAACCAGCTGAACCAGTTAGAGCCTATATTGCTTCAGAGGGACGAAAAGGGGACCTTCCAAGTGCAAAGCCACCTGCCAGCAAGAGGCCACCAGAACAACGTGGTCTGTTGCTTCCTGCTGCACTCAGCCCTAAGCCAGAACCTGAGCGTCTGCGAAACAGTCCCAGGTAAGCGAAGGATGAACAAGTATAGCTTGGGGCAGAGAAAGGCCACCCAATGCCTCACTTGGCTTAGCCAACACTTTGGCTGAGAATTTGGTTCCTGGTTGCTACAAGCCATTGCAGACACAGGAAACCTAAATTTGCCAGTGAACAGCACAATAAATGTAGACCAGCCACATGTACAAAGGAAGCCCGGCCACAAGCACAAAGCGATTACCACACAGTGAACCAGTGAATCACGCAGTGAAcgtagactggccacatgtgcaaagtaattatcattaCAATGAACTGGTGAATCACGCAATAAAtgtagactggccacatgtgcaaagtaagacCGGCTGCAAGTGGAACTGGTGAATCGGGCAATAAATGttgaccagccacatgtgcaaagtaagactggttgcaagtgcaaagtaattatcatacaACGAACTGGGGAATCACGCAATAGATGTAGACtgggccacatgtgcaaagtaagaaCGGCCGCAAGCACAAAGTAATGATGTCACAATGAACTGGTGaatcatgcaataaatgtaaACCAGCCGCATGTGCAAAGCAAGACTGGCTACAACCACAAAGTAATTATCGCACAATTCACTGGGGAATTGTATAGTAAATgaagactggccacatgtgcaaagtaatgatCATAGAAGGACCTGGTGAATCATGCAATAAATATAGACTGGCCTTATGTGCAATGTAAGCTCAGCTGGAAGCACAAAGTAATTTTTACACAATGACCCGATGAATCACACAGTAAACGTAGAcaggccacatgtgcaaagtaatgatCATACAATGAACTTGTGAATCACACAATACGTTTAGACTGGCCGTATGtgaaaagtaattatcacaccataaaaatgactatcccaCCTTAAAAAGAACCAATCAGCTACTAGATTAgtctttgaaaatgtgtaacaactctactgctggtttctatccagctttcattcaAATGTGTAGCAAGGCCCTTAGAAACTGGACAGCCCTAGTTTAGGGAAAACAGAGGGATGATAACAGGGAGATTTAGGCTGAAGACAAGGAGGAACTCTACTGGTCGGGCCAGTTGAATGCTGGAACAGATCACTTGAGAGGTTATGGCATCTCCACCACTGGAGGTTTGGAAGAGCAGATCACCCAAACACCTTCTGGGAATTCATTTCCCTCTCTAGGGGGAAAGGGATGGCCTGGCTGTCCTCCCAAGATGCtttagagtcatagaatcatagaaaatgagggtgagacgggacctcaggaggtcacatctagtccaaccccctgctcaaagcaggaccagccccaaatacatcatcccagccagggcttagTCGAGTCAGGACTTTGAAACCTTCAAAGAtagagatgccaccacctctctaggtacccccattccagtgcttcaccattatcctagtgagaaagtttttccttatatccaacttcaacttcccttgctgcaacttgagcccatcgctccttgttctgtaatctgccCACACTGAGAAtcatccagctccatcctcttgggaaCTACTCTACAGGGAGTTGAAGGTTGCTTTCGAGCTCTCGTCTCTGGTTCTGTTGCAGCCTTCCTGAACAAGGCTGAGGCTGGGCACCAGAGCACTGTCAGGAACGTAGCACTGTTTGTCGGGATAACTACAGTGATCGTATTCATGCTCATTCCCATTGGACTATTTTACTGGAAAAGACGACGGCAATCTCTGAGAGGTAAGCTGTAAATAGCAGTCACTGTGGGGATGTGTATGCAACTTTTGTAGATGTTTCCCAGCTAGCTTTATACCCACTAGCTCCGGTGCTGTTGACCATGTGGCCCACAGCTCTCTGGGGTCCAGCAAACTCTGCCTAGGACCCTGGATAAAAGAATTAGCCCTGAGACCGCTCTGACCATTGGGGCACCCTAGATGCTTTAACCATCCTCCTACGTTAGTTGAGTTGCTTttcatcattggtgattcttcaggCAGTGACCTGGtggtgcccatctcctctccaggtgtGGATGCCATTGGCTTGCAGGGAACTCATCGGCCTTtggacaggtcttgtttttagtcctgttGGGTGTCCACatgccctcctcacccaggctagcccagaTGGGGGCTCCAGTTTAGTTGCCGACAACCccaccatggaacaggctgtagtGATTTCCATGGTACCAGacagcagaccaagagaggcctggcttgacaaTGGGGTAACCAACACTCATCGCAGAATATGCATCCACAAGAAACCTTCTGTTTGGGTGCCAGGCTCTCATAACGGTCTTCTTTATTTCAGCTTCAAATCAAACCAGTGATGAAGAGAAAGATGAGCTTCTCTCCAGACAGCCAAAAGGTAAGCATGCCCAAGCTGAAGTCCATGTGGTGTTCGTCTCAGTGATGACAAATCAGTTGAGTGGGTCATCCTCAACAAgctcacggatgacaccaaggtgggggagtggtaaatatgctggagggtaggtctaggattcagagagatcttgacaaattggaggattaggccaaaagaaatctcacgaggttcaacaaggagaaatgcaaagtcctgcacttaggatggaagaatcccatgcacaggctgggagctgactggctgggcagcagatctgcagaaaaggacctggggatcaCAGTGGACGAAAGacgaatatgagccagcagtgtgcccttcttgccaagaaggctaatgacatcctgggctgcactggtaggagtgttgccagcaggtcaagggaactgattcttcccctctatgcagcactgatgtggccacaactggagtcctgtgtctagttttgggcccctcagtacagaaaggatgtggaaaagttggagagtccagcggagggcaatgaaaatggtttaggggcacaggacagatgaggagagtctgagggaactgggcctatttagtctgcagatgtgaaggctgagagggaatttgatagcagccatCACCTCCGTGAAAGGTGGCTCTactgagcatggagctggactgttctcacatgacagaataaggagcaacggtctcaagttgcagcaagggagttaaggttggatattagggaaaaccttatcactaggagggtggtgaagcactggaatgggttacctagagaggtggtagagtctccGTCCTTGGCGATTTATAAGGCCCAGCTtcacagagccctggctgggatgatctagttggggatggtcctgcttggagcaggggtttgaactagatgtgaccttttgaggtcccttcaactctcattttctaggAGTCTCCGATTCTACTTGCAAAGTATATATAATGTTCTGTTATCCACCGTCACTTGGATGCCATTGTTCGTCATGGCCTGTAGGTTTATCTGGAGAGAGGGATCTGGAGAGGGAAAGTTCAAACGGGGTCTAACCAAAAGCCACccggaaaaaaataaaaaataaatcacacaaTACATTCCTAAACTGCtgcctgctgtaatttagtagtAGGTGAAGAGGGTAAAATGGTTATGAGATGCCCTCTAGTGTCTTTTACTAGTAATAGCACACCAACCAATTACAAGTGTTAAAAGTGTTAAGTGCAAAATAGTAACATCAATTGTTGTGGTACGTTGCCAGAGTCAAATAAACCCGGAGGATATCTTTAGCTGGAAAAAGTCGGTAACATGTACAAGTGCCGTTAGTGTTCAGGACACGTTTAGCTCATGCAAACTGACCACATACTTTGTTCTGAGCCGGGACCACCGGAAAGGGAACTACTTCTGGTTTTCACTTTGGTCCATGAACAGTGTGTGCccttggtggctgggggggcatggctgcgctgGCAGGAGTGCGGTGGCGGGAGCCTGGCAACGGTAAGcatggagctcccacagacatcGCTGGCACTATCGGTGGCAGGAgaagcactgaccaggggtcagcaaccacctgcaggcaccgccGGCAGTGTCAACAGTGGACAGCAGCGATCATGGACCACcagcagatgccaccggcagtgttggcagcagggtagcgagtggtgactgcctgcaggcactgctgacaggGTCAGtgctgcctttttgcagggggtgcactgccatgctcaggggatgcatgtgcaccagtatgcaccccctacacattggcCCTGCTTTGGTCTGCCGACTTTGGTAATATTGTCAATTCTTAAAGCTTCGGgccctattcatagattcatagatgttagggtcggaagggacctcaatagatcatcgagtccgaccccctgcataagcaggaaagagcgctaggtctagatgaccccagctagatactcgtctaacctcctcttgaagacccccagggtaggggagaacaccacctcccttgggagctcgttccagaccttggccactcgaactgtgaagaagttcttcctaatgtccagtctaaatctgctctctgctagcttgtggccattatttcttgtaacccccgggggcgccttggtgaataaaacctcaccaattcccttctgtgcccccgtgatgaacttataggcagccacaaggtcgcctctcaaccttctcttgcggaggctgaaaaggtccaggttctctagtctctcctcgtagggcttggtctgcaggcccttaaccatacgagtggcccttctctggaccctctccaggttatccacatcccccttgaagtgcggcgcccagaattgcacgcagtactccaactgcggtctgaccagcgcccgatagaggggaagtatcacctccttggacctattcgtcatgcatctgctgatgcacgataaagtgccattggcttttttgatggcttcgtcacactgccgactcatgttcatcttggagtccactaggactccaagatccctttccacttccgtgccacccagcaggtcattccctaggctgtaggtatgctggacatttttcctccctaggtgcagcactttgcatttctccttgttgaattgcattctgttgttttctgcccacttgtccaacctgtccagatctgcttgcagctgttccctgccctccggcgtgtccacatcttcccatagctttgtgtcatctgcaaacttggacagagtacatttcactccctcgtccaagtcactgatgaagacattaaagagtatcggtccaaggaccgagccctgcaggaccccactgcccacacccttccaggtcgaaaccgacccatccaccacgactctctgggtgcgaccctccagccaattcaccacccaccggactgtgtagtcatccaagtcacagcctcttaacttgttcaccctGGAGTCATGGTTGCCAAGAGAAGCCTGAAAGCTCAGGACCCAGGTGTGACCTAAAAGATCAGACATTAGCAGGCTACGAGAATGCCACGTGCATTACCATATCTACTTGAATACCACATGCCTCACTTTTGGAAGGCAGAACGAAGGGAGAAAGGTTTTTCCAGTCTTATCTGCTGCAGCATGGGCTCACCATGGCTGAACGCTGCGACATGGGAGGCCACTCTTCAGcattactgggcatgtctacacgttgcAGCATGGCAATGTTGCTACCGCGCCATGCTTTAGGACTTCCCTTTAGGAAGTaccaaagcacagcacagtacaagTGGGTACTACACTATGTGCACGGCGCATGGGTAAATTTTGCTGTTACATCGCCGTAGTGGTGCACTATACCTGGGGAGCAcgctgctatggcaacatagccgGTGATCATGTGCAGACACACATGATCCCTATGTTGCCATAGAGagacatgtagacgtgcccacttatgctccccctgcagctccagagctaAAGGTTTAACCCTCTCATCACCACTGGTGAATTGCCTGAAGTGACTGCCAATTTGGCAGTCATGGGGAGAGGGTTAAACCTCTGGTTGTGAAGCTGGAGGGCATATGACACCAAGGGGTAGACTCTGTCCTTCCTTGATGTGTCTAGGAGCCAGAAGAGCCCCAGGCAGTGTCTCCATGCCTCCAAACCAGCAAACTAGGATACAGTTTCTTTGCTTAAGACTCAGaccccaattttggatggctaattctgggggggtgggggaggtatgTGTGTGGTATTCTAGTGCACATGGTATTtataaatgcctttttttttttttttgagccatCACTTCGGCATTACCGCTgcctttagaatcatagaaaacgagggctggcagggacctccagaggtcatatctagtccaaccccctgctcagagctacatcatcccaactacatcatcccaagcAAGGCTTTGTGgagcagggtcttaaaaacctctaaggatggagaccccagcacctctctaagtaacccactccagtgctttaccaccctccatGTGAtaaagtttgtcctaatatctcacctcaacttctcttgctgcaactggagcccattgctccttgttctgtcatctgcctccactgagaacagtccagctccatcctcttcaggtagctgaaggctgctattcagtcccccctcagtcttctcttctgcagactcaatcagcacgtgccctcagcctctcttcatccgtcctgtgccccagcccccgaaccattcttgttgccctctgctgaactctctccaacttgtccacatcctttctgcaggggggctggaggcaaaattggacacaggactccaggtgtggctttaccagtgcagaacagaggggtATAATTTTTTCTCTCATTCTTCTGGCAACGCtgttactaatgcagcccagtatgccactagccttcttggcaacaagggcatgctgctggcttatattcaacttattgttcACTGCAATatctaggtccttttctgcagagctgctgcttagccagttggtccccagccagTCCCgctgcatgggactgttctgtcctaaatgcaggactttgcacttgtccttattgaaccttgtgAAGAAAACTTACCTGAAGAGATGGGGAGGCGGCAAGACGCAGCGCTGGGAGCCAATCGTGGCAAAAGTGAAATCGCGGTGGCTGGAGCCGCTGCAGAAAAagatcaaaagggaaaaaaatggcaaaGTCAGGAGGAGGCGGGAGCAGCTCCCGCATCGCCCTGGGCATGTTTTTTCTGGCAGGACCGGAAGTGGAGTCCTCAGCTGGCCTGGACAGGCCAGAGCACTTGGGTGGTCCCAGCAAGGGGACCTGGTGGAGACCCCGGAAAGGGGCTACGACAGGGGCGCAGGACAAGGGAGGGCCCAAAGAGCTAGCTGCAGAGTCGACCAAAAGGGGCAGCAGTAGCGACTGGAGTATAGCTGGACCCAGCAGGGTCAGGATCCAGATGTAACAGACAGACGGCAGGTACCAAACCCGGGGAGAAGGCAACATGccaggggatggagcactgccgaAGCCGGACGCCGTGTAGGCCCGGAAGGAGGAGGCCACAGGGGACGCTCGGCAAAGAAACATCACTATTAGCCTGCGGCTGAAGACTCCGAGAGACCGAGCGCCAGGAAGGTTCATATCATCTACCTCAATGATGCAGGTAACATCATCGCAGTTGGCagtaggtggggtgtaggggaggcagagccccaagaagAAGGAACAACGGGAACGACCAAGGGAAGGCaccaggggaggcaggaccagACATAGTTTTCCTGATACAACAATTACCACCATCacagacatggcaggcgagagccctgggggacttacCCGAAGTTGCCCCAATAGTCAGGCCATGCTGCCCTAGGAGCCATGGGGCTCGAGAAGAACCCACACCCGCGGCGTTCAGGGGAAAGGCACGGGAGATTAcaaacctcatgacatttcttttagcccagtcctccaatttgtcaaggtctctttCAATCCTATCCATATCCTCCCATGTATCTAtgactccccccagcttggtgtcatgcaTGAATTtgatgagggtgcactccatcccatcttctagatcGTTAATGAAGTTACTGACCAACCCCTGAGGTGCTCCACTTCTTTACGTGTCTCCTGAAATGAGAAAGTGACCTCGGGGGCGCGTTGGGGGGGACCTTAAATAATGCAATGGATATACAGAAAAAGAGTTGGACTACAACAGATGTGTGTTTCTGTTTGCAGTAGAAAGGAAGTCGCTGCAGGAATTCCTAGCAAGTCTGGGAATGGAAAACTTACAAAGCAGAAAGCTCAAGCTGAGAGACCTGCTGGAAGTGAGCCAAGGGAGTTTAAAAGAAGGTCCCACTCGGACGACAGGAGAAATACCATGGCATTTCCTCAGGAAGGTCATGGCTCTGAACGGGACAGCCAGAAGCACTAAGCTAGAACTGCGGGACGACGGCATCAGGGAGGGTGAACAGGAACCCAATATTTTAGTGCTTCCGACAGCCCTGGCCCCCAAGAGGTGCCAGAACCCTTTGGACATCCTGTGTGCGGTCCTGTGCTGCTCAGACCCACTCTTCCAGCAGGAGACCCTGCTCAAGATGTCCATGTGCCAGTTTGCCCTCCCGTTGGTCCTCCCACCGCTGGACACTCCCAGGGCCACATTCATACTCTGGGCCTTGCGAGGCATTGTGAAAAGGTGGAGGCCGCCCGCGCTGAGGGAAAGCCAGGGCTTCCAAGAGGAGAGCCTGGTGCTCGCAGCACTGCCCACCTTCTCCTTTGTGAGGCTGGGGGCATGCAGCCTTTCCAAGTCCAGAGTCCTCAACCAGGTCCTCAGCCCTTCCCAGCAGCAAAACGACTTCTTCAtccacaggggcctggagtgtgGGGATGTCCCTCGCCAGATCTCAGAGGGGCTGGTGGAGATCGCCTGGTACTTCCCCGGGGGCAGAGAGACCTCAGAGCCTTTCCAAGAGCCCATCGCCGTGACCAATCTGCGGGGGGACGTCGAATTGCACTGGCTCCAGTTCACTTTCCTCATGGAAGTCTCCGCAGCCGTCTTTGTCTTTGCTGAAAGCATCAGCGAGAGCCAGTATCACCGCTTTTCCTGCCTGGATGACTCAGAGAGAAAACTCTACTTCATCCTCACGCCCTCTCTTAATATACTTGGAAAAGGAGAGGGATCCCTTGATAACCTTGTCCCCATGCAGAAGATCAACCAGTCCCGCCTGCTTGTGAAATATAACACCACCAATGACTCTGACCTTGTGAAAAGCCTGCGGTCCATCCTGAAGCAGCCTCACAAGACAGCGAGCCTGGAGGATATGGCTGGGACAGCTCGTAAACTTGATATCCAGGTAGATGAAGACAGTGAGAAATgccagagggggaaggagagagcaaTAGCAATCACAAAGGAAATAACAGATGTTGTGGAGTACAAGAACAGAGCCCTGAAACTGCAAGGGGAGCCCTGGAAGTGCCTGACTGAAGTAGAAAGGGAGCTCTGCCAAATGAAGCAGCAAGGGGAGACCCCGACCGAGAACTATAAATCCCAGCTGAGACAGAATTGCCTGCGCCTGCGGACAGAGCAGCAGAAGTATGGCCTCACAGGTGGGGTGGAGATGTTTAAGGCAACAATAGAAGAGGAAGTGGATGGAAAAGCCCACTACTTCCTGAGGTGGATGACATTTTACTTGGATAGGATTTCCAGGGAGAACCGTTCCAAGCTGCAGGCAAAGCACAAAGAGATGGAGAGAGCTTCTAACCATAGCACAAAGCGGTTCTCCGAACTGGATGAATTCATAGCAGGGAGTTCCCTGGGGGTGGAGCACTTCCTGCGTGAGCTGGGGCAGTTTTATGAGGCAGAGCAGTCCCGGGTGAAGGAAGACCACCTGCCCCAAAGCCACATGAAGTTGGTCCACCTCCCGGGGCTAGTGGCAGACCTGATGCTGCATGGGTTCCCCATGGAGCTGGTGGACGGAGGCGTCTCCAACATCCCGCTGCAGTGGGTGACGGACGTGATGATGGAGCTCCACTCCAAGCTGAGGGGAAAGTCCCGGATGCTGGTGGTCACCGTGCTGGGTGTGCAGAGCACCGGGAAATCCACCCTGCTCAACACCATGTTTGGCCTGCAGTTCCCGGTGAGCAGCGGGCGATGCACTCGAGGGGCCTTCATGTCACTCCTCCAAGTGGCAGAGGACGCTCGGGAGGACCTGCACTGCGACATCATCCTGCTGATTGACACCGAAGGCTTGAAAGCCCCTGAGCTGGCAAAGCTGGAGGACAGCTATCAGCATGATAACGAGCTGGCCACGCTGGTGGTGGGCCTGAGTGACATCACAATCGTTAATACCGCCATGGAGAACGCTACCGAGATGCAGGATGTCCTGCAGATAGCCGTCCATGCCTTCCTCCGGATGAAGGAGATTGGGCTTAAACCGAACTGCCAGTTTGTGCACCAGAACGTCAGCGATGTGTCGGCCCACGAAAAAAACACGATGGACAGGAAACGCTTCCTGGAGCAGCTGAATGACATGACCCGAGCTGCTGCCAGGATGGAGAAACTGAGCCAGGACCTGACATTCTCGGCTGTCCTGAACTACAACCCCGCAGAACACGACTGGTACGTCCCAAGTCTGTGGCATGGGGTCCCACCCATGGCTTCAGTGAATTTGGGATACAGTGAGAGTATGTGTGAGCTAAGAAAACACTTGATTCAATTACTGAAGAACTGGCCATCTAATCAAATCCTGGAAGACATCCCCCAGTTCCTCGAATGGGTGAGAAACCTCTGGAATGGCATCAAACATGAGAACTTCCTTTTCAGCTTCAGGAACAGCCGGGTGGCGGAGGCCTACAACCAGCTGGCCCTGAAGTACTCTGAGTGGGAGTGGCGTTTCCGCAAGGAGATGCACCTCTGGGTCTGCAAGAAGGAAAACAAGATCCAGAACCAGACCCCGCAGGAGCTAGATTTGCAGAGCTTGAAAGAAGAGCTGCAGGCCAAACTTCAGGGTGGAGAGAAGCAAATGCTGGACTGCCTACAGGAGTACTACGAAAGCGGAGTGAAAAACTTGCACTTGATAGAAAAATACAGGGAAGATTTCACCAGGAGCATATTCAGCCTCAAGAAGGAACTTGAAGGTTACTCCACCAGCAAGTATACAGAAGCTATTGAAATACAGAAATGCTGCCACAAGATCAACAACATCCAGGCTGAGTACAGGAAAGTACTTGAAGGGAAAGTGGTCAGCCTGTTGGAAGACTGCAGGAACCGAAGACACCCACTGGaccaaagagaaacagaaagagagtTTGGAAGTATGTGGAAAGAAGCAGTGTCTGATTTAAACCCCATTCACTTGCAGAGAAGCCAGGTGGCCCAGGATCTAGAGCTCCAGCTGAAGAGGGACCTGGATAATCGGGGGAGTGCCGCAAGGCAGAAGCTACAAGATGCAGGAAGCCTTTGTAATTACAGAACCAATCCTCTAGTGATGGCCAAGAAATATTTAGACTCTTCGTATTTCAATGATGTGACCCGCTCACCCCCATGGGACTGGTGGCTCAAGGTCGAGAGGCTGGTTTGCTCTTTAAAAGATGAGTGCAATAGTTATACTGCAGAAAAGGTCCACTCCAAGGCAGACTACGATGAAACCTATGGCCGGGAACTGCTGCATATGATCAACGAGTGGCTTCAGCAGGAGGATGTGTTGAACTATCATGCCAGCATCGATTTCGAAGTGGACCTGAAGTTTCACATTTTGGGTGAAGCTGCTGGCAAGTTTCAGGAGATGCACACAAAGTTCATCCAAGAAAATGACCCTCAACTGCGTCTGGAGATGTTGAAACAG
This sequence is a window from Alligator mississippiensis isolate rAllMis1 chromosome 15, rAllMis1, whole genome shotgun sequence. Protein-coding genes within it:
- the LOC102564525 gene encoding interferon-induced very large GTPase 1 isoform X2 codes for the protein MWHLAWFPVWLGCIIALGSDLEHQLKVNAVAGENVTLSCRFKLSSDYLLTKLQIHWHVFRDHAGSVVHSYYDSADQLQDQDVEFRGRTQLFLKELGQGVAALNLSRVQPSDSGDYRCIIINSQDVLIGNVILHVKAPYHPPEIKILSHAGGEVILQCMSSGGYPAAQICWYDGKGNQLNQLEPILLQRDEKGTFQVQSHLPARGHQNNVVCCFLLHSALSQNLSVCETVPAFLNKAEAGHQSTVRNVALFVGITTVIVFMLIPIGLFYWKRRRQSLRASNQTSDEEKDELLSRQPKERKSLQEFLASLGMENLQSRKLKLRDLLEVSQGSLKEGPTRTTGEIPWHFLRKVMALNGTARSTKLELRDDGIREGEQEPNILVLPTALAPKRCQNPLDILCAVLCCSDPLFQQETLLKMSMCQFALPLVLPPLDTPRATFILWALRGIVKRWRPPALRESQGFQEESLVLAALPTFSFVRLGACSLSKSRVLNQVLSPSQQQNDFFIHRGLECGDVPRQISEGLVEIAWYFPGGRETSEPFQEPIAVTNLRGDVELHWLQFTFLMEVSAAVFVFAESISESQYHRFSCLDDSERKLYFILTPSLNILGKGEGSLDNLVPMQKINQSRLLVKYNTTNDSDLVKSLRSILKQPHKTASLEDMAGTARKLDIQVDEDSEKCQRGKERAIAITKEITDVVEYKNRALKLQGEPWKCLTEVERELCQMKQQGETPTENYKSQLRQNCLRLRTEQQKYGLTGGVEMFKATIEEEVDGKAHYFLRWMTFYLDRISRENRSKLQAKHKEMERASNHSTKRFSELDEFIAGSSLGVEHFLRELGQFYEAEQSRVKEDHLPQSHMKLVHLPGLVADLMLHGFPMELVDGGVSNIPLQWVTDVMMELHSKLRGKSRMLVVTVLGVQSTGKSTLLNTMFGLQFPVSSGRCTRGAFMSLLQVAEDAREDLHCDIILLIDTEGLKAPELAKLEDSYQHDNELATLVVGLSDITIVNTAMENATEMQDVLQIAVHAFLRMKEIGLKPNCQFVHQNVSDVSAHEKNTMDRKRFLEQLNDMTRAAARMEKLSQDLTFSAVLNYNPAEHDWYVPSLWHGVPPMASVNLGYSESMCELRKHLIQLLKNWPSNQILEDIPQFLEWVRNLWNGIKHENFLFSFRNSRVAEAYNQLALKYSEWEWRFRKEMHLWVCKKENKIQNQTPQELDLQSLKEELQAKLQGGEKQMLDCLQEYYESGVKNLHLIEKYREDFTRSIFSLKKELEGYSTSKYTEAIEIQKCCHKINNIQAEYRKVLEGKVVSLLEDCRNRRHPLDQRETEREFGSMWKEAVSDLNPIHLQRSQVAQDLELQLKRDLDNRGSAARQKLQDAGSLCNYRTNPLVMAKKYLDSSYFNDVTRSPPWDWWLKVERLVCSLKDECNSYTAEKVHSKADYDETYGRELLHMINEWLQQEDVLNYHASIDFEVDLKFHILGEAAGKFQEMHTKFIQENDPQLRLEMLKQEYLTTFRNLYLEKDTCQQRAKRFCETCLKPALVEHINKQLGIRIIDNIPRHEKTDRYSSRATFQFFILKRLLEMMNFADYLKYINDYNGFIKDEISRDILERYEKKEVIEVLEAEILSAIIKKVRGALQKATDEGGNAVPDFITNFCTVLENDLAIPRGSVEMTLFQITAGIRQFSADVQDSLLTLEQGLASEFKEVTLEQKLSRLQVKPEEELFKRVFGCGQQCPFCGVHCEAETTDHKHHYAHMHRPQGLQRCVDLFTRTRDYSICSSAVESAASFSTKEKTVPFRDYRLYFPDWIISPDVNAEASSYWKFVSKKFNHAFAEEYSTHPVHLPDDWNRITKEQAQESIEKVYSISV